Genomic window (Arachis hypogaea cultivar Tifrunner chromosome 13, arahy.Tifrunner.gnm2.J5K5, whole genome shotgun sequence):
GACAAGATGGCGCCGTCGGATAAGGAAGCACTTGTTGAGAGCACTATAGTGGCAATGGGGCTTTAGGATTGTGGAGACACTGTGATTGGGAACTGGCACTTGAGAGGGATAAGTGGTGGAGAAAAGAGAAGGGTTAACATTGTCTTGGAGATCTTGATGAGGCCTAGATTGCTCTTCCTTGATGAACCTAAAAGTGGACTTGACAGGTTCACATACCCTTGGTTTTACTTCTTGTTGGGATCCAATTGTGCTTGTTTTCATGCCAATTCTCCACCACTGGGCCAATTCTCCACCTGGTAGGTTTCTAAGCTATTGAATATCCTTCATGATGTTGGTATCTCTGGCTACCACCGCTTTGATTTACACTATTGATTGTTATTATTACCTTTATTATTTAAGCTTTTTGTACTTATTATTGGTTTTGGGACACTTAACATTGCCCAAAGATCTGTTATTTCCATTCCCTACCCTGCTCCTGATGCTGAATGAGTAACATAGAAATTAAGAATTGTTGATGATCAAAACATAGATGGGCTAAAGAATTTTGATTTGCAGGTACTAAGGAGACTATTGGACTTTGGCAAGAAACTTTCTTCTCCTGATGCTCTTCTCATCAATGGGCAAAGAGATTCTGTTGTCTTTACCGGTCAAGCAggtaataactaattattaattaactatcTCTCCATCTCCATTAATATTCACTatttgaaactaaataaaaattaaattaactatATTTATTTGCAGGGAAGACTTACAAATTCAGAGTGTCCAATGTTGGGTTAACAACATCAATCAACTTCAGGATTCAAGGCCACTCATTGAAACTGATTGAAGTTGAAGGTGCTCACACATTACAGGACACATATGAGTCCCTTGATATTCATGTGGGTCAATCAGTGGTATAGTTGAACAATACACTTTaagtttatattttgaattatagttgatgtatcaacacACTTTAATGTATGgttgttacttattattatagttgatgtatcaatacactttgtttatgttttgaatcatATTGACttcttgtttatagtacttttcttttagtttgataatacgatgaatttatttattttttgaaatattataaatattcgaatacaaattagataaaaatttgtattaaatttatatttattttgtatgaaaacaagtttattttgcaatggaaaaatctaaaaaaaaattattttaccttaCCGAcgaatttacagacggattttctgtctgtaatcagagtgTAAGATGATTTTTcaaggttcaaattacagacaaaatctgtcagaaaatctgtctgtaattacagacgaaaaattcatcaaaaaataTGTCTGTAATTACCGACAGAAAACCCGTCTGTAATTACCGACGGAAAATCCGTTGGAAAGTTCGTCGTCTTcgggaaatggatggagaatttataGAGGAAAAATTCGtcagtaactggtaaaaatccatCGGTAATTTTCTGAcggaaaaaatccgtcggtaaataattttcgacgaggcttttacagagggacaaaatccgttgGTAATTTTGTCGGTAACTAAAAATtcatctgtaataaagactaaatatgtctgtaaatctgtctgtgttaatccattttctagttgtatGATATAAAAATTATCAATGTGACAAAAAGCATGATTAATAAttttaagaagagaaaaaaaatatcaaaatgtgATTAATAATTTGAAGTTGGACAATTTGTTTTTTTAGAATCTCTGTCACTATAAAATTAGTAATGTtggtttgtttttaaaaaatttgaaattttttttaatgtataagcgTGAGTAACGATTTTTAAAATCTCCTTTCTATATAAAGACAATTTGTGTGAAAGTAATCTCTTGCAATTGTCTATCTCTTTTTCTCTTGATGCTATTCTTTTGTtagcttctcttctttttatgtgttgctatttttttttcattttagttatatatttatttctttttatgatTATAATATTTAGTTAATTCGTTTTATttagggttaagttcaattttaGTCCTTAACGTAGGGGTCGAAAATTTGTTTCGTccttaagtttttttttaaacaaaatcgtCCCCGAAGTTGACAGTTGTATTAAAATGGTCCTTTtgcaccaaaaataaaatttaatgacaaCTCTGCCCTTTGTGGTTTCTCTCCCTTAATTTTCATTCCCGCAAAGTACACATCTCCTCATGAAGCAACTCATAAACTTCCTTGAAACACTTGAAAACTGAAACGTTGGTGTGAAACCCTCAGACGTAGGTGCGAAGAGGGTGTACAGAAAGCATTGTAGCCATTGGGGGGGGGTTAAGGTTCAGAATCGATGTGCTGAGACATTGGTGAGTGATCTTCATCGTTGCAACAGCTGATTGTTCAGGTACGATTACTTTCCATCCCTCAAGCAATCACGTCAACTGTTCACAACATGTTGTGGGTTTGCATTTCATCACGATGTTGCTCTGTCTGAGCATTTCGATGTTGAATGCAGGCTTTTGAGTCTGCTGCTATAGCTAgggtttgtatatatatttttgagtAATGTATTCTGCTGTATGGTAGGGTTGACTGAGCAGAAGATGGTGTATATGAACGTGAGGGTGCATCATGGGGGTGCATTCGGATATGAGGAGGGGATTTTTAAGTACCTAAGGGGAAAAGTACCATCATCGAGGACATTGACAGCGATCGTTTGTCTTTGTTTGAGGCCTATGAAGAACTAAGGCAGTTTGGGTGCTTGCAGGCCAACATTGTTGCATTGTGGTATAAAGATCCAAGCTTTGATGATTTGGAGACTTCCCTGAAGATGCTGAAGGGTGACACAGAAGCAATCGAGATGTGCAACATTGCTGGGTTACGGGGCTTGGTAGAGTTGTATGTGGTCCACGATGTGGGCGATGCCGAGCCGTTTCTAGAAGTGGGTTACGTTGACGTTGGGGGAGTTGCAGAAGAGGGAACAGATGATGGGCTTGGCTTGGTTGTTTTTGAAGGGCACGGGACTGAGGCAGCAGGGGCTAGTGCCGAACCTAATAAGGCAACCGAGGGTGGAGATGTGGGGGATGAGTTTCAGGTAGATGGAAGTGAGTCCAATGATGAAGACAGTGAGGACCCTGAGTACATGCCATCTGATGAGGAGGGGGACAGTGCAGGAGAGGTTCACTTCACTGATAGTGATGAGGATTTTGAGGGTGATAGTGGATTTGATGATGCTAATTCTATGTCGGAAGAAGCTACTGCTGGCAAGGAAAAGGGTAAAGGTATAAATCAGTTTAGTGATGAGGATGGAGCAGATAGTGATGAGTTGGAGATGGACCACATGATTGGTGGGGATGAGGGAgatgatgacgatgctgagaaTGATGGTGATGATATATCAGATCGAGTGGGTCAAAGGTTTCCAGTTCATAAACCTTTGAAGGATATAAGCAGCTATAGGTGGGAGGTAGGGACACTTTATGCATCCAGACAAGAGTTTAAGGAGATTGTGCTGGCATATGCAGTTCATACGGCTAGGAGCATCAAATTTAAGAAGTGTGATTTGGTCAGGGTTAGAGCTGTGTGTCAGAAGGACTGTCCATTCTGGCTCTATGCACATAAGGTTGGGGATGAATCCACCTGGCAGTTAAGAAGCTTGAACCTCTAATACACCTGCATGAAAATGCACAGAGTTGGGATACTGCACACTAAGTGGCTTGGAGCCCAATTTAAAAAGAAGGTAGAGTCTAATCTGAGGATTAAAATAAGGGAGTTACAAGCAAAGGCACACAAGAAATGGAATGTTACTGTGACCAAGTCCATGGCAGCCAAGTCAAAGCAAGAGGCACTAAGTCAAATTCAGGGTGCATTTAGGGAGCCGTATAGAAGGATTAATGACTACTGTGCAGAGATTCTAAGGGCCAATCCAGGTTCATCTGTCAGCTTGAAAGTGATTAAGAGCCCAGACTTTGCCCAGGAGGTCTAGAACCCAGAATTGATGAACTATTGTGTGTTCTAGAGATTGTATGTCTGCTTCAATGCATGCAAGAAGAGCTTCCAACATGTTAGACCCTTTATCAGTTTGGACGGGTGTTTCTTAAAGACTCCTCAGGGTGGCCAGTTACTCACTGCAATAGGAAGAGATCCTAATGACCAGATCCTTCCTATTGCTTATGCGGTGGTTGAAGCTGAGACCAAGGATTTCTGGGTTTGGTTTCTGAGACACTTAGCTGATGATTTGGGTGCTGATAAAATTGGAAAGTGTACATTGATGTCGGATCAGCAGAAGGTAAACATTAATTTGAAATTGTTTGGGCATTTTATTACTTATGGTTAATACTATACTAATTAGTTGGGTTACCTTTTTGATGCAGGGCTTGTTATCAGCTCTTGAGGAAGTCATCCCTGGTGTGGACAACCGATACTGTGTGAGGCATCTGTATAACAACTTCAGGAAGAAATTTCCTGGATTAGAGCTGAAGAATCAAATGTGGAGATGTGCAAAGGAGATGAAGGAGAAGGAGATGAAGACAATGAGATTCAAGAGTGAGGATGCATTTCGGCACTTGAACAGCATTCCACCCAGGTTCTGGTCCCGTTCTCGCTTTTCATTTTATTCAAAGTGTGACTCCCTTATTAACAACATGAGTGAGAGTTTTAATGCTGTGATAGTTGAGGCTAGAGGAAAACCAATTGTCACTATGTTAGAAGACATTAGAGTGTATATTATGACTAGATGGGCTGCCAATAGAGTTAGGATTCAAGTTTACCAGGGTAACATTATGCCAACGATATTGAAGAAGCTAGAGAAAATGGTAAAGCATTATAGGGACTGGAGGCCATTTTGGTCAGCTGCTAGTAAGTATGAGGTGATGTGTGGGTTAGACAAATTTGTTGTAGATCTGGCTGCTTGTGAGTGTTCGTGTAGGAGGTGGCAGATGAGCGGGCTACCATGTCCTCATGCCATTAGCTGCATAACATTCAAAGGTTTGGACTTGGAGTCGTTTGTGGATGACCATTACAAGAAGGATGCTTACCTGAGGTGCTACCAGGAAGTTATACATCCTCTGAATGGGCCAGATCTGTGGGAGAGATCCCAATATGATGATGTCATGCCACCACCATATCGGAAGCCAAGTCACTGGCCAGTCAAGAAGAGGAAGCGGGGACCTGGGGATGATGATAACAGAAGCCAAACTCATCTCTCCCGTAGGGGCCAAACACAGAGGTGTTCTAACTGTGGTGCTCTAGGTCACAAGAAATTAGGTTGCACAAAGCATAAGAAGAAGGTATCTTCCTTTCTGCTATAGTGTTCAGGTTGGGTTATATTTACTTATGCTAAACATGttccttattttttatttctgtcACAGGTCCAACCTGCATCTCAACAAGCTGCTAAGAGTCCAAGGAGAGGTACTAAGGTTGCAAGCTCACAACCCCCTGGCCAAACAGTGCAAAGAGGGAGACTTAGCAAGAAATCATGCTCTCAACCCAGCCCTGTAACAACTCATTCCAACACAGCAACTACTCAGCCCAGCAAACCAGTAACCAGGCCCAGGAAAATGGCATCTAGGCCCACTGATAATTCAACCCAGCCAAAGATTCAAACCAAAAATGTATCCGGGCCTGCACCACCTCAGTCCAACCCTAAAGCTCCTTCATCCCAACCTTTGCCTCAAAAGAGCAGTGCAGCAGCTTCCTCCACTTGCAAGAAGCCCTCACACAGTCAATCAATTCAGAAGAAGAGGCGTTTTTCTGTTATCCAGACTGGTGCACCTCATATCCCAATGCAGAAACTCAAGCTAATGGCAAAATTGCCTCCTAGTGCATGGGGCAATCTTTAAAGAGGATTAGTTATGTGTTTTGGCTGTTATGCTATTTCATTAGGTCTGAAACAATGTTATGTttgtattttgttattttgttattttgttcgATGTGGTGGACTGGTTTTAAGTTTGTTTATGAACTATGTTGGTCTGTGTTTTTTCTGTTTAAGTGATAACTACAACTCTGTAATTGGCCATTTTGGCTTATGGATGCTGCTGTGAACTTTTATAGTCAGTGTTTTAAGAATCATTGCTTAATGTTTTATCCTGGTGCACATAAATGTTCTTTACATGTTTTCAACACATTTTCACTGTTTCATGATTGAAAATTTGCACAACacttttattcatacattcaaacATCTTCACAGGGGATACATCACATAACATCATTGTAACAATAAAAGTAACAGTATCAAATAACCAAAACAACACACAAAAATCCTACAAATGATGTTCTAATCATCTCCTGATTAGATGCATTCCATATAGTTGCCTCAAACTGTATGGATTATGCAGCAACAAATAGAGAAACCCAATCCACCCAACTACCCCTAAACCAGCTACAATCCTCAGCTTCCATTCGACATCCTTCAAGCTTGTAATCTTTTTCCTGCATCTTGCAATCTCAGAATCCCGTAGCGCTCCTCCAGCTTTTGGGTCTGCCCACTTAAAGAAATCACAGCCATCCTAAACCTATCACCACCCAGAACTCATAAGATGAAGAAAACCCAGATGGAAAACCTCAATCTCAGAAATTACAGGCCAacaaaatacctcatagtagacaCAACCCCAAAATCGTCAGCCTGGGTTGTCCTTCGTCGTTGAGGTTCGAAGAATCGGCCTTTCCCCATGCCCACATACCATCTCCTTCACAGGTGTTCGAATTCTGCCCGATCTTGAACCCTGGGAAGCCATCCAATCGGCGTTTCTGTCCTCGTCCTCCCCTTCGTCGAACCCTAGCACAGCTTTCTTCCTCACAGCCTTCGACCCAACATCTTCTCCTCCTCCCTCTCCCACAGCGTTcccttttattattaatattatcatgattaatattattattattaattaacaaaCAATTAAGGAGAATAACGAACTCAGGGGCAAAATTGTCCGTCGGACCATTTTAATACAACTGTCAACTTCGGGGacgattttgtttaaaaaaaaacttagggACGAAACAAATTTTCGAcccctacgttagggaccaaaattgaacttaaccattttatttattaaaatgaatattttattttcgtaatcaaaaaatgaataatattagtcttaaaatttattttaatgatCAAATTTTATTAGAAACATCTAAAGGTATGATTTTTATGTGTAATAATCTATGTATATCTGTTCTTTTTTTATAGTGTCGTTCGAGGAATTTAAGAGTTTGTCAAAATATAGATTCTTACTAGTATTTTTACCCGTAATTATATTAcgggaatataaatcttttaaaattatgtcaGTTTTGTCCTGATATTATAGATTATAGCACAAAAGATTTATAGAATCAAGATACTTTTACAAAAAGATTGTAGAGGACAAAAGTCTCCGTCGACTAAGAAGACCAGGATCTccgtaaataaaaaatcaaataataagactTTTAGTTGTTATTTTCACGTGAAAGAGTTTgatttattactaataattaattttaatatttcttatctaaaatttgaaacgaTTTAACTTGTATACTTTTGATTAGTTGTTAAGTTTGTttcacaaatagaaataattaatttttatgcttgttatttaaaaataatattttttctctctatgtatataaaaatataattggatattagcatgaaaaaattatattgatagttataaaattaactcaataatttttttaaacaatagaatcttgattttaacttttaatcataacattagtattctctctaaattaaatttaataaatatttgaaagaagaaaaataaaaatataaattagaaagataaacagtaaaaatttaaaactaaataaaaaaacaaaaaaaaatgtatataataataataataataataataataataataataataataataattttaattttatttgaattatattattttgttaattttatttttttgtagaacaaaaagatagaaaaaatagagaaggagagaaaagagagagaaagataaagatgaagactGAGAGAGGaagattattaattttgaaagaaaaatttattttaattataataaaaaatatctgataacacattttgatttgtcaaattactaatataaaatataaattacaaaatatatatacagtGGGAAGAGTagatagaaatagaaaaagggaaagagatagatgagagaatttaagaagggagtttattaatatTGGAAGgaaatattttttctc
Coding sequences:
- the LOC140177525 gene encoding uncharacterized protein → MHRVGILHTKWLGAQFKKKVESNLRIKIRELQAKAHKKWNVTVTKSMAAKSKQEALSQIQGAFREPYRRINDYCAEILRANPGSSVSLKVIKSPDFAQETPQGGQLLTAIGRDPNDQILPIAYAVVEAETKDFWVWFLRHLADDLGADKIGKCTLMSDQQKGLLSALEEVIPGVDNRYCVRHLYNNFRKKFPGLELKNQMWRCAKEMKEKEMKTMRFKSEDAFRHLNSIPPRFWSRSRFSFYSKCDSLINNMSESFNAVIVEARGKPIVTMLEDIRVYIMTRWAANRVRIQVYQGNIMPTILKKLEKMVKHYRDWRPFWSAASKYEVMCGLDKFVVDLAACECSCRRWQMSGLPCPHAISCITFKGLDLESFVDDHYKKDAYLRCYQEVIHPLNGPDLWERSQYDDVMPPPYRKPSHWPVKKRKRGPGDDDNRSQTHLSRRGQTQRCSNCGALGHKKLGCTKHKKKVQPASQQAAKSPRRGTKVASSQPPGQTVQRGRLSKKSCSQPSPVTTHSNTATTQPSKPVTRPRKMASRPTDNSTQPKIQTKNVSGPAPPQSNPKAPSSQPLPQKSSAAASSTCKKPSHSQSIQKKRRFSVIQTGAPHIPMQKLKLMAKLPPSAWGNL